Proteins from a single region of Molothrus ater isolate BHLD 08-10-18 breed brown headed cowbird unplaced genomic scaffold, BPBGC_Mater_1.1 matUn_MA558, whole genome shotgun sequence:
- the LOC118701269 gene encoding olfactory receptor 14J1, with amino-acid sequence MSNSSSIRHFLLLALADTRQLQLLHFCLLLGISLAALLGNGLIISAVACGHHLHTPMFFFLLNLALADLGSICTTVPKAMHNSLWDTSNISYTGCAAQVFFFVFCTATEFYLLTIMCYDRYVSICKPLHYGTLLGSRACAHMAAAAWASAFLFSLLHTANTFSLPLCHGNALGQFFCEIPQVLKLSCSKSYLREFGLIAVSVSLNFGCFVFIVFSYVQIFRAVLRIPSEQGRHKAFSTCLPHLAVLSLFLSTAAFAYLKPPSVSSPPLDLALSVLYSVVPPALNPLIYSLRNQELKAAVGRLMTGCFQRH; translated from the coding sequence ATGTcgaacagcagctccatcaggcacttcctcctgctggcattggcagacacgcggcagctgcagctcctgcacttctgcctcttgctgggcatctccctggctgccctcctgggcaacggcctcatcatcagcgccgtagcctgcggccaccacctgcacacgcccatgttcttcttcctgctcaacctggccctcgctgacctgggctccatctgcaccactgtccccaaagccatgcacaattccctctgggacaccagtaacatctcctacactggatgtgctgcccaagtatttttttttgttttctgcacagCAACAGAGTTTTATCTGctgaccatcatgtgctacgaccgctacgtgtccatctgcaaacccctgcactacgggaccctcctgggcagcagagcttgtgcccacatggcagcagctgcctgggccagtgcctttctcttttcactgctgcacacagccaatacattttccctgcccctgtgccatggcaatgccctgggccagttcttctgtgaaattcCACAGgtcctcaagctctcctgctcaaaATCCTACCTCAGGGAATTTGGCCTAATTGCAGTTAGTGTGTCTTTaaattttggttgttttgtgttcattgttttctcttatgtgcagatcttcagggctgtgctgaggatcccctctgagcagggacggcacaaagccttttccacctgcctccctcacctggccgtgctctctctgttcctcagcactgcagcatttgcctacctgaagcccccctctgtgtcctccccacccctggatctggccctgtcagttctgtactcggtggtgcctccagccctgaaccccctcatctacagcctgaggaaccaggagctcaaggctgcagtggggAGACTGATGACTGGATGCTTTCAGAGACATTAA